AAGGAAAGCAAACCTTCCTTTTCCTTTTTTTGATATTTATTTTTTCTTTGCGCCCTTTACAGGCTTTTTTTCAACTTTTTTTGGCTGAACTACTTCTTTCAAAGCCTTCCCAGCCTTAAATCCAGGCGTCCTCATAGCAGGAATGATTATCTCTTCCTTGCTCCTTGGGTTTCTGCCTTTGCGCTCTTTTCTTTCTCTCACCTCAAAGGTACCGAAACCAATAAGCTGAACCTTCTCGCCCTTTTTAAGAGCATCTTTAACAGAATCAAAAACGGCTTCTACTACAACTGCACAATCCTTCTTCGTCATGCCCTTGCACTTTTCAGCAACTGCACTAATAAGATCTGATTTTCTCAAAAAATTCACCTCCTTTCAAAAAAATTAATAAAATTCTTTAAGTGGTCTGCGAGAAGTCAATAGATCAATGGCATCTCGTATTGAAACATCTCCACTCAAGATTGAACAAACCTGTTTAGTTATGGGCATGTCAATGCCCAATAGCGTGGATAACCTTAGGGCAGCTTCAGAAGTATAAATCCCCTCTATAACGCTCCCTAATTTTTTCTTTATATCTTCCAAAGAGTAACCATCAGCAAGAAGCGCACCAGCTCTAAAATTTCTACTCTGAAAAGAGGTACAACTTAACAACAGATCCCCTACGCCTGATAGCCCAAAAAAGGTTTCTTGC
The Thermodesulfobium sp. 4217-1 genome window above contains:
- a CDS encoding HU family DNA-binding protein — its product is MRKSDLISAVAEKCKGMTKKDCAVVVEAVFDSVKDALKKGEKVQLIGFGTFEVRERKERKGRNPRSKEEIIIPAMRTPGFKAGKALKEVVQPKKVEKKPVKGAKKK